From the genome of Rhinoderma darwinii isolate aRhiDar2 chromosome 1, aRhiDar2.hap1, whole genome shotgun sequence:
catccccaatccaatggtaaagtcgagagggttaatcagattatggagaactatctgcggcactttatcttcaggcagcatgatgacttggTGCATACTGCAGCTGCATacgagtgagtccaccacctccagcccattcttcattgtctacggccaacatccatgaatacctcttcctgtttccactatgtcccaggtgcctgcagctgactctactttcagggactttctgcagatatggcagcagacacggtcttctattctgctagcggtggaccgcatgaagaaaaaggcagacaccagaagacgagaacctccccagtttcttccaggtactaatgtCTGGCTGTCTtcgaagaatatccggctgagggtgccatcttgcaagtttgcccccaggttcctcggacccttcgagattctgctgcagataaatcctgtctcttacaagcttcggctgcttcccaccctcaagatcccaaactccttccatgtctccctgctgaagcctgtggtcctgaaccgctgttccaggactcctagttctgcagtgagTCCTGGCGGCTTGTCAGggacattcgaggtgagggagatcttggacaccaagagagtaggaggaagaacgttttatttggtggattggaggggatttggtcaagaggagaggtcttgggagccagaggagaacatcaatgcgcctgccctcgtgaagaagtttctctcccgcgctggccccaagaagaggaggcGTAACATCCTGACTTACActctgatggccgcggccatggacgagcgagttcccggcggcatctccctcctgggagatgccggcactcacttcctggtccggacactgtctctcgcagggcgcgcgtgcccgcgcgtgcatggccttaaagggccagtacgcgtacagttgcagaatactgcaattagcccagaatgcttttgGACTATAAAAGTGGCTCTGCcatctcgatccttgcctgagtgttgttgtgttaccttaagtgctcgtttacacgagcgtgttattcgtccgtgcgacgcgcgacgtgcttttctgtttacaaacatccaaacggagtgtcataatgatggcggctgcgcgaaaagcacgcagccgtgcatcatatgctgatgccacacggagctgttaagtgccctttgcgcacgcaaaacgccgcgtttttggcgtgcgcaaaacgcacacgctcgtgtaaacccagcctaagtttgtccatgcaaatggtctcctagtgttctccagttctcagtgttacccgttcctgctgcctgtaccctgtatcccgtactaccgTGCCTTCAagaattggagtcgtgttgtgccctccgctgcatctattgtgtcgcaccccgctgggtgtctgtctactgtcggagcctcattttagcctgaatccaccgctactttctacattgcctcaggtaccctttctgaactatagacattgcattataactatttggccagctgctatcccactacgcggtacagcccagtgggtccataccccgcgccgtgacactctctttttttcttttgaaagTGGAGTACGTTTGCAGTTCTTCATCAACCCAATTTCAAAAGGACAGCCCTGTTTCATGAATCCAATGGTAAGATTCAATAGTTTTAATGCCAAAATGGGCCATCtctgttattttttacatttgtgaTACTGGGAAGTAAAAAAATGCTTTTGGTACCAAGAATTAacaaaaacatacaaacaaagagataacatacatacaaagtgaattgaataaataataattaattgtGATAGATGTGGCTTAATGAAATCTCCCTTTGCTCTTTACTTGCATTTTGTATCTGACGGTCTTTGCCTGATACTAATGTAACATAATTAAAGTCTTCACCACGTTCTTCACTTAGTCACAGATGGGCGCTTTGGGTCCTATTGCAAGAGAAGTACTTTACATTTAAAATCATCATTATCATACTTATAATGTGCCTCTATTGTTGTACAGTGGTCTAGTCAAGGATTTAAGTTGAGACTCCAAAGGAGAAGATAGAATTTATTATCCTGTATGACTAATGACAATCATATTCtgtttacattttcttttttaatatattCTATCTATCATCACGTTTTGTCTGCCAGTTTCCACTGCTATTGTGCAGAGTGGaatataattatattttgttGATGTAGATTCAGATCAGGTTGCTATATCATCCTCACTTTTGGCTGTGGTTACataattttttctcttctgctatAATAATGTTCTTGTAGTAGTGCCAATAAATAGATAACATTGTGGACTGGTATGGTTAGTGTGCCAAGTTCTATTTTTAACCCTATTCGTAGccatattcatttttttaataaacaaaaagtatgtctgttttttttttgtttttttttccgtagaATAGAGTCAGAGTTTTAGATTTACAGCCAATCTAAATGATTCTGATATGATCAATTGACAACTGAGCTTTTAACTTGTTCCTGACTGCCCACTGTCTTTTCACGGCGGTGGTGCAGATCCAGAATCTACAGCAATGTCTTTTGATGTCACTCTAAACAAGGCTTATTTACTTCTctttaagcaggagctgttactatccTGAAAAActgcaaaactgcaccacaatttgaagcgttttttttggggtggaattccctgcagtTTCCAGGACAGATAcattgtgtacttttacgcagcatatccgtccaGTGTGGtcctacccttaggccttattcacacgtgcgtgtccgttttgcgcgcttaAAAAACTCAGCATTTTTCcttcattgcagttccgtgtggcatccgtgtacagtgcgcgtctgcgttttttacgagcGTATGTAACACGTTTTttatgtcagcaaaaaaaactgaaggaggtgttttattttcccctcatcatttctttagcaactggtgcgtgaaaaacacagacagcacacggatgacgtccgtgcTCTGACCgtttttttcatgcacccattgacttcaatgggtgcgtgatgcgcaaaaaacgcataagaataggacatgcagtgagtttcacgcaacggacacacactgcatgaaaaacactgcatgtctgaatggccccattgaattgcataggtccgtgtgacgtccgttgttttaacgcgcctaacacggacgtgaaataggctcgtgtgaataaggccttaggctgggttcccacgtagcgtaaatgctgtggaatttccgcaacggaactctgtgtggaaaacctgcagcatttacagtagcagcaaagtggatgagatttagaaaatctcatgcccaggctgcagaatttttttttttgcttttctgtagtgggttttccccattgaacttaatggggatgcaaatcctgcaacagaaagccaagtgttgcgactttgcgGCGTATTTGAagcgattatgccgcaaaaatcgcaactatggAAGAAaacaaacatacttacccagaacaccctccgtcctgcagtccggcctcctgggatgaagtttcatcctatgtgaccgctgcaaccaatcacagtctgcTGCATCACATGGTCTGCAATGTCATCGTAGGAGGCTGGATTAAACGCAGAAAAGACAGAGGTTTGTAAGTATGGACGGCTTtcttctgcagcggaaattctgtttgaaaaaccgcaccacaatgtgttccaggtctgatacgctgcatgatttttacgcagtgtatccgacccgtgggaacccatccttagggtatgttcacacagagttttttgtaggcagaaaaagaTATTGTCCTGCCTGTACTTTCTTTGCAGAGTTTTTCGAGGCATTTTTTTGGCTGCAGCCAtttagcgccgtgggcaaaaaacacagcgaaaaacgctttgtctgcctccaattgatatcaatggaaggtcagagacagaaccgcgggaagaaagagcatgtcgctttttttcccgcaagaaaaaatgcctccgcctcacaatgaaatcaatgggaggcgattttggacgGTTCCCACGTCAAAAATAGCACCAAAACACCTTAGGCTGGAAACACATACCAAATTTTATTgtaaattttgatgcagattttagagccaaagccagaagtggatgaaaaagaaaatataaaagaaaagtgggaaatataaaggaagaacatctccttcctcctggatcaacttctgcagaaattctgcagcatttacgctacgtgggaacccggcctaagggtaggaacacactgggCGGATATACTGTGaaaaagtacacagtgtaccCGTCCCGGAAactgcagggaattccacccaaaaaaacgctccaaattgTGGTGCATGTTCGCTGCTGAACTACTGCAGGAATACAAAAGAatgtttatacttaccacccacGCATTGTCATGGCGATGTAACCCTCTGTTCAGACCGCagcctgacctcctgggatgacgctttggtccatgtgacagctgcagcctttgattagcttcagcagtcacatgggataaaacgtcatcccaggagggccgGTCTGCCCTCAAAACAGAGGGACGCATGGCCATGACTACAGccaggggtaagtataagcttttttttattaatcttacatcaaaaaaagttttgtttcttTCTCATTTGCGAAAAAAAGTGGCAACACATGGCttattgttgcgggttttacctccccattgaattcaacagggaaaacctgcaacaaaagagcagcgattccgcactgCTGCAAcagtaatatgctgcggattttccaaaatgaaatccattgcagaaaatctgcagtgtatactCCCAGTGTGTTCCTAGCCTAACAGGTCTCCTACTTTCTCACATTCTCTCCAGTATATGCTAGAGAAGGCTGGATTAAAGTTTTTCACCATAGTTATGTAGCAATAACACCTCAATTGTATTTTgtaaagggtatattcacataagGCAGATCTTGttgcaaaaattaaaatcagttccatacaggggcataactagtaaagactgggcaccatagccaacttttgactgggcccccatcccctggtgccacacacagcccccaccttgtagatagtgccccatgtatatTGTGAATTACAGCCCCCacagtagacagtgctatacagccccactatagatagtgccgccctccccctgtaaatagtgccctcctccctcttgtagacagtgctccctgtagaccgcaccccccttgtagatagtgccatacagccccccttgtagatagcgccccttaacaaataaaacaaaaaaattttatacctacctaggccccattcccgcgACGAACAGACCTGTTCCAAAAAATCAACgccgatgggatccttgcgtaggccggcgtgatccggtGATGTCATCACAACGGTCTGTGCAGGAATCCtgaccctgcgcctgataggctgcaggccgaacgtggcctgtGGCCTAGTATGTGGCAGAGCAAggggatatctccctgctctaatatagtgttcaacagtatctgcaacctatggacgcagatactattgaatgtggcatcgctaccgctgtagcagacatagcggctgctagcggcaccattaGGCATGGGGCTGTTCTGGCagacggcacgggccccctcatgccgcaggccccatagcagccgctaatgCTGCTACAGCGTTAGTTATGCCACTGGTTCAATACATCTAAATTAGGATGTTTCTGCAGCATATCCATGGATTTCTGCGGGCCCTAATTAGACGAATgagacagttgcagaaatttctgcaacaaaaacggatgcatgtgaatatacccaacTAGTTTCCATGTGATTTAACTGAACCCCACACGGCCCATTGTGGACCTTCTGTTTACAATCTTGCTCCCACCTCAGCATATATCCAAGTTTCACATTTTGATCTACTGATTGTTTCTTTTGTCCCACCTTTTATTACTGAACAATGGAAATATATGTAATGGAATGTGTGATATATAAAATTTACTGGGACATAATAACTAACACTGTGTATTTCTAATGTAGTGTGCattgtattaggccccatgcacatgaccgtaaaaatcgtccgtaattgcggaccgtaattacgggcactgtagtgtgcatggggccttattcaaaATGGCGCAAGCCTTTTGAGGGATATGGTGCAGCTTATGAACAATTCCAGTTTGTTAATTGTTAAACACCACTTTTCTGAATGGAATCTAAATGGAAAAGTGTcagaaaatatttattttgaaACAATTATGCCAGAAAAGTGACGTAATTGCATTGATAAAAGGCTtgaaacggctcatgatccaaaggacACCATGTCCTctataaaacatggtggaggcagtatgatggcatgggcatgcatggctgccaaacgcactgggtcactagtgtttattgatgatgtgactgaagacagaagcagccggatgaattctgacgtGTTCAGGgagatactttctgctcagattcaaccaaatgcagcaaggttattggacgtcgcttcacagtacagatggacaatgacccaaagcatactgcgaaagcaacccagagtttttttaaggcaaagaagtggaatattctgcaatggccaagtcaatcaccaaatctcaacctgatcgagctgcatttcacttgcttaagacaaaacttaatgcagttatacagttatataatcaatatgggcttaaagtgcagtctCTCAGCTTTAATAtgtgggtattcacatcctaacttgaggaagggtttaggaattacagctctttactatgtagctgcctctttttcaagggaccaaagctaataggacaattatctcaaaagctatttaatgggctgcatgggctattccctcattaatccatcatcaattaagcaggtaaaaggtctggagttgattccaggtgtggcatttgcatttggaagctgttgctgtgaacccacaacataagatcaaaggagctcttaatgcaagtgaaacagaccatcgttaggctgaaaacaatgaagaaatccatcagagagatagcacaaattttaggagtagccaaatcaacagtttggtacagtcttgaaaagaaaaagagcgcactggtgatctccaaaagtcctggacgtccacggaagacaacagtggtggatgattgtaGAATCCTTtccaagaaaaaccccttcacaaccccTAACCAAGTGAAGaatactctcctggaagtaggtgtatccgtatctaagtctaccataaagagaagacttcatgagtgcaaatacagagggttcaccacaaggtgaaaacattaatcagcctcaaaaatagaaaggccagattagactgtgccaaacaacatctaaagaagccgcccagttctggaacagcattctttggacagatgaaactcagatcaacctgtaccgcaatgttgggaggaagaaagtatggagaaggcttggaacggctcatgatccaaagcacacaacGTCCTCTatgaaacatggtggaggcagtgtgatggcatgggcatgcatggctgccaaacgcactgggtcactagtgtttattgatgatgtgactgaagacagaagcagccggatgaattctgaaatgttcagggagatactttctgctcagattcaaccaaatgcagcaaggttattggacgtcgcttcacagtacagatggacaatgacccaaaacatactgcgaaagcaacccagagtttttttaaggcaaagaagtggaatattctgcaatggccaagtcaatcaccagatctcaacccgatcgagctgcatttcacttgcttaagacaaaacttaatgcAGAAAGACCCATAAACAAGCaataactgaagacagctgcagtaaaggccgggcaaagcatcacaaaggaggaaacccagcttatggtgatgtccatgggttccagacttcagacagtcattgccagcaaaggattctctacaaagtattaaaaaaaaaacattttatttatggtaatgttaatttgtccaattacttttgagcccctgaaatgaggaggccgtgtagaaaaatagttgcaattcctaaacgtttcacaggatatttttgttcaaccccttgaattaaacctgaaagtcgacacttcaattgcatctcagttgtttcatttcaaatccaatgtggtggcatgcagagcccaaatcatgaagattgtgtcactgtccaaataattctggacctaactgtacatatacatatcgttcagccataacattaaaaccagtccTAAGCCCCGCAAGTGCTCTCCAGCCGAAACGTAGTTTGACACTGCCGCCTTGGCTGGATGGCTCTAGAGTGCGCCTACATTACTGGTTTCTTCAGGGCCGCAGAAATCAGTTTGTGTTATATGACTTTTATGTACTGCATGGTACACTGAGTACTtcatctttgtatttttttttttgttttctatcgGCTTAACAAAaaccggctgtaaaatacggagctgttttcaagggagaacagcctctgattttcagccgtttttttatgcatcaagcgtttttttatgcgttttttttctattgacccaacgaaaaatggctcaagaagtgacatgcactgcttttttacagggcgtttttttacgcgccgtttttaaaaatggccgtgtaaaaaacaccccatgggaacggaacgccgtttttccaattgaaatcaatgggcagatgtttgggggcgtTCAGCCCTCgtcttttcagccatttttcggggcgtttacggcccgaaaaacgtctgaaaataggccgtgtgaacatactctaaatgTTTACTCCTTTCAACAATACAAATGAAAGATgtaagaagacaaccccattactCCTTACACAGCTAAATGGTTGGTAGCAGCCCTGGTTCTCTGAATACTACCCTGTGtggccaaatgcacacaatgcgtattacgtttccaagaaatctcatgtacacgttgcagatttttctgcacgtaaatggtCAATGTAAATGTAAATGTGGCCCATATTTTAAAATCTGAAGCATGTCAATCTATCTTATCTAAATGCCACACGtgtagccttagggcctgttcacatcagcgttgggattCCATTCAACCATTCATTCGTTGtgttcgacctttccgtcggacgaaccaatgaacagaaagccaaacagaaaccatagcttccgttagcattactattgatttcaatggtaatgcttacgttgcagttggtttccatttgCTTCCGCTCCGTAAAGTTTCAGGATTTTTTTGCTGAaacaatagatatatatataacaatatatatattaaaccaaCTTTATGAAATTCTTTTTAGGGACGGAATAAGAAATTTTGCCCAAAACCCATTTTATACCCATGGTTCCAAAGCAACAGAGCAACAGAGCAACAGATATGAATGTGTTAATATGATGAATGAAAAATACATGCATCCCTATTCCTCAGCCATTGCTGGATATTTCAGATCATGACATGAATTTAAAATGCAAATCAGTGCATTATCCTTTTTGCACAGCAGGTGGTGCTGCTGAGACGTTAATTGGAGTTGTTGACGTTTTTAAAGTTACCAGAACAATAGCTCTACTTTCCAGATAACCAAAAATACACTAGAATAATGAAGCATACtcgccaacagtcccgaatttgtgAAACTGTCTCGAATTTACATAGAcaatcccggcaaattactgtcccgggacttatcccggcaactgctacattcaattgtatctgcgtcctcaggacgcagatacaattgaatactatggcagagcaggaaactatccccttcctgctctgctattcactcctcctggagcgccggaatccccggccaaagcgttgccgaaggcctggccggggattccgctcatagacggagcccctgacttcactgtccataaaaAAGGGCAGTGACGTGAAGGGCACCTTCAGcattggaatccccaaccagagcgacGGCAACagtctggctgaggattcccctcctagagggaaccacaatgctctatttacagggtacaggggtgtgggtggcactatctacgtgtgtgtgtgtgtgtgtgtgtgtgtgtgtgtgtgtgtgtgtgtgtgtgtgtgtgtgtgtgtgtgtcatctacagggagctgtgtggcatcatctatagggggctgtgtggcatcatctacagggagactgtgtggctctatttacaggaggctgtgtggcactatctacagggggttgtgtggcactatctataggggacagtgtggcactatctacgtgggctgtgcggcactatctacaggggggctatgtggcagtatctacagggggctgtgtggcactatctacaaagggcactgtggtattatctacagcggggccatgtggcactatctacaggtggcactatctacagggggcactgtggcattatctacaggaagcagtgtgtggcaatatctacagggagcagtgtgtggcagtatctacagggagcattgtgtggcactaactactaggggcactgtggcaatatctacacggagcagtgtgtggcactatctactggggggcactgtggcaatccCTACATTGAGCAATGtgttgcaatatctacagggagcagtgtgtgacactatctactggggcagtgtggagcaccatctacaaggggcactgagtgtggtactatctacactggtttttacaatgtcagtagtggtcagcacatatcgcctcgCCCCAGTAATAAAgtaagacatcacctgcctgtaaacaaccagataaccaaaGAGAGATACCGGTCACCATAGTAGTTGTTAGCCAAACTAGTGCAAAAAATTTTGTTTGTGTAATTGTTTGTAGAAATTTTTGTTCGTGTATTTGTATgtagaaattctgggaagaaagccatGCCCACTAGCCACACCCATGCTTTGTGTGGGGGAACTCGACAAACACTGGACCTCAACGAACACCTTTGGAATGCATTGTATCGTTGATTAtgagccagaccttctcatccaacatcagtctctgacctcacaaatgttcttttggcTGAATagacacaaattcccacagacacacttcacaatcttgtggaaagtcttcccagaatagtggaggctgttatagccgcAAAAGGGAGGCCCAGCTCCATATTAACACTTATGGTCTTGGAATGTCCaataagctcatataggtgtaatGTTCAggtatccacatacttttggtcatATAGAATATGTATCTATCCTTTGTCTTATTAAGTAAGCCAAGTTATGAATGCATGCTGCTCTTGAGGTCCAAGTTATATAACTTAATTGTTTATATTTGTTTGTCTTTCAGGTGAAAACCTCCCATACAATATATATCCTCAACTATATAATAATGAAGGCTGTCCAAGTAGCACTGCTTTTATTTGCTGTGTGGAAAATAAGTGCCACTCCAGCTGGCCGCCTCTCCTGTTATAAGAAGATGATAAAAGATCGAAACTGTCACAATATCCCAGAGGGAGTAGAAGATCTTACTCTGAATGGAaaccttcaggaccacatttgggAG
Proteins encoded in this window:
- the SCRG1 gene encoding scrapie-responsive protein 1, with translation MVLECPISSYRCNVQVKTSHTIYILNYIIMKAVQVALLLFAVWKISATPAGRLSCYKKMIKDRNCHNIPEGVEDLTLNGNLQDHIWEGAGCEMVCYCNFNELLCCPKNIFFGPKISFVIPCNTH